From the genome of Motacilla alba alba isolate MOTALB_02 chromosome 13, Motacilla_alba_V1.0_pri, whole genome shotgun sequence, one region includes:
- the PCBD2 gene encoding pterin-4-alpha-carbinolamine dehydratase 2: MPGGGAALRRALLGARRAAGGAGSPAAMSSQSHWLTTEERNQVLLDLKASGWSELGERDAIYKEFNFKNFNQAFGFMTRVALQAEKMNHHPEWFNVYSKVQITLISHDCGGLTKRDVKLAQFIDKAAASV; this comes from the exons AtgccgggcggcggggccgcgctgcggCGGGCGCTGCTgggagcgcggcgggcggcgggcggcgccgggAGCCCCGCGGCCATG TCCTCCCAGTCTCACTGGTTGACAACAGAGGAAAGGAATCAAGTTTTACTGGATCTCAAAGCTTCAGGCTGGTCTGAGCTGGGAGAAAGAGATGCCATCTACAAGGAGTTcaatttcaaaaattttaatCAG GCTTTTGGATTTATGACACGTGTTGCTCTACAAGCAGAGAAGATGAATCACCACCCGGAATGGTTTAATGTCTACAGCAAG GTTCAGATAACTCTGATTTCCCATGACTGCGGTGGGCTGACCAAGAGAGACGTGAAGCTGGCTCAGTTTATTGacaaagctgctgcctcagtTTAA